The following is a genomic window from Longimicrobiaceae bacterium.
CCGGAGGTGAAGCGAACCGTCTGGCGGAGCACCCAGGCGTCCACCGCGGGGGGAAGGATCTCGCGCAGCTTCACGGCGTCCTTGTGCGTCATCACGAGCGGGCGGCCTCCCGCGCGCCGGAGCAGCGCGGCCGCCTCGGCGGCGTCGAAGGGGTGGTGGTCCGGGAAGGAGGCCAGCTCCACCGCCAGACCCCGCTCCCGCAGGTTCTCGGCGAACGGGCGCGGATCGGCGAGCGCGGCCACGGCGAGCACCGCATCTCCCGCCGCCGGGGGCGGCCCCCCGCCCCCCGGATGGACCGGCTCCAGCGAGGCGGGGGCGATCCAGCACTCCGCGACCGGAACGCCCGGCGCGAGCGTCCGCAGCTCCCGAGCGATCCGGGCGCCCTCCTCCGCCCCCGCGGACTTGCGCGTGGCGACGAGG
Proteins encoded in this region:
- a CDS encoding tetraacyldisaccharide 4'-kinase, producing the protein LVATRKSAGAEEGARIARELRTLAPGVPVAECWIAPASLEPVHPGGGGPPPAAGDAVLAVAALADPRPFAENLRERGLAVELASFPDHHPFDAAEAAALLRRAGGRPLVMTHKDAVKLREILPPAVDAWVLRQTVRFTSGEEALLRALDAAVDGALR